The proteins below are encoded in one region of Thermodesulfovibrio thiophilus DSM 17215:
- a CDS encoding MFS transporter, translating into MNQRIILFLIALTAFINPFMISSVNIAIVEIEKTLGITSTLTSWIITSYMLSTVISLLPSGKLADIFGKRRIFIIGVFIFGISSFLCGISENFTLILISRILQGIGGGMFLATGTAILTLVFPKEKRGKVLGINVSCVYMGLSLGPLIGGFITTRYGWNKIFLITAAIDILIIIFAYYKMKFDDIKKKTKLNLGETVVYIFFIVSFIYGLSILNQLSGVMIFVLSIILLFYLINMEKSFRYPLINIKKFFTNNVFIFSNIAALINYTATNAVTFFLSIYLQTSFNLTPKDAGLILLTQPIIMSIISPFAGKSSDNTEPHIIASIGMLLTTVSLLMIVFINSDIQISYIVLILIVAGIGFGLFSSPNTNAVMSSVSKRDYSRASAILATSRVIGQSLSMGISTLIISIYMADKTLNENPELILKSIKTAFVIFSLLSFAGIFFSLKRGKIHKSKEVIEHR; encoded by the coding sequence AGCTATAGTAGAGATAGAAAAAACACTCGGGATAACATCAACACTCACAAGCTGGATTATAACGTCTTACATGCTTTCAACTGTTATAAGCCTCTTACCATCGGGCAAATTAGCAGATATATTTGGAAAAAGGAGAATATTTATTATTGGAGTGTTTATATTTGGTATATCATCTTTTTTATGTGGTATATCAGAAAATTTTACGCTTATTTTAATATCAAGAATTCTTCAGGGAATAGGTGGTGGAATGTTTTTAGCCACTGGAACTGCAATTCTGACACTTGTCTTCCCAAAAGAGAAAAGGGGAAAGGTTTTAGGCATAAATGTAAGTTGCGTATATATGGGCCTTTCACTGGGTCCTTTAATAGGTGGATTTATAACAACAAGGTATGGATGGAATAAAATTTTTCTGATAACTGCAGCAATAGATATACTGATAATTATTTTTGCATATTACAAAATGAAATTTGATGATATAAAAAAGAAAACTAAGCTCAATCTTGGTGAAACAGTAGTGTACATCTTTTTTATCGTATCTTTCATTTACGGGCTTTCAATATTAAATCAATTATCTGGAGTAATGATTTTTGTTTTATCCATAATTTTGCTCTTTTATTTGATAAATATGGAAAAAAGTTTTAGATATCCTCTGATAAATATAAAAAAATTTTTTACAAATAATGTTTTTATATTTTCAAATATTGCAGCCCTTATAAACTACACTGCAACAAATGCTGTAACGTTTTTCTTAAGCATATATCTGCAAACTTCATTCAATTTAACTCCAAAGGATGCGGGTTTGATACTTTTAACTCAGCCGATTATAATGAGTATTATTTCACCATTTGCAGGAAAATCATCTGATAATACAGAACCGCATATAATAGCTTCAATTGGGATGTTACTGACAACTGTATCTTTATTAATGATTGTTTTTATCAATTCAGATATTCAAATTTCCTATATAGTTCTGATACTTATAGTAGCAGGCATTGGATTTGGTCTGTTTTCTTCGCCAAATACTAATGCTGTTATGAGCTCTGTATCAAAAAGGGATTATTCCCGGGCATCAGCTATACTTGCAACATCAAGGGTTATAGGACAGTCTCTTTCAATGGGAATTTCAACGTTGATTATTTCAATCTATATGGCTGATAAAACACTAAATGAAAATCCAGAATTAATTTTGAAATCCATCAAAACTGCTTTTGTAATTTTTTCTTTGCTTTCTTTTGCCGGCATCTTCTTTTCATTAAAAAGAGGCAAAATTCATAAAAGCAAAGAAGTAATAGAGCATAGATAA
- a CDS encoding sugar phosphate nucleotidyltransferase produces the protein MKAIILSAGQGKRLLPITEDTPKCLLRIDDQTIIEYQINTLSTIGIEHIVVVTGFKSLKVENYLKGIYKNTSLDMKYYYNPFYAVSDNLATCWIVREEFDRDFFIINGDDLFEGALVKKLLETDPYPVTVAMNIKSTYDTDDMKVVYNEKTGKLQEVSKLIDCNKAKAEAIGIHLFRDEGVNLFKNTVEELMREPSGLKKWYLSAINALAKKDAVNVCNITGFKWIEVDYPDDLVKAKELIKDIIVPTCNVV, from the coding sequence ATGAAAGCTATCATCTTAAGTGCAGGCCAGGGCAAGAGATTGTTACCTATAACAGAAGACACTCCAAAGTGCTTATTACGTATTGATGATCAAACAATAATTGAATACCAGATCAATACTCTCTCCACAATAGGGATTGAACATATTGTCGTTGTTACAGGTTTCAAATCTCTTAAGGTTGAAAATTACTTAAAGGGAATATATAAAAATACCAGTTTAGATATGAAATACTACTACAATCCTTTTTATGCTGTATCGGATAACTTAGCCACATGCTGGATTGTAAGAGAAGAATTTGATAGAGACTTTTTTATAATAAATGGCGATGATTTATTCGAAGGTGCTCTAGTTAAAAAATTATTAGAAACAGACCCATACCCTGTAACTGTAGCAATGAATATAAAATCAACATACGATACGGATGATATGAAAGTGGTTTATAATGAAAAAACAGGGAAACTTCAGGAAGTAAGCAAACTTATTGATTGCAATAAAGCAAAGGCTGAAGCCATAGGAATCCATCTATTTAGAGATGAAGGAGTAAATCTATTTAAAAATACTGTGGAAGAACTTATGAGAGAGCCTTCTGGATTAAAAAAATGGTACCTATCAGCTATAAATGCCCTGGCAAAAAAAGATGCTGTAAATGTATGCAATATAACCGGTTTTAAATGGATTGAAGTTGATTACCCCGATGATTTAGTTAAAGCAAAAGAATTAATAAAAGATATTATAGTCCCTACCTGCAATGTTGTGTAA
- a CDS encoding TIGR03936 family radical SAM-associated protein, producing the protein MNLLYFEKPTRYINKEINAIHKKNKNLIKFALCFPDIYEIGMSNLGLKIIYKILNNHPDVYAERVFSPWIDMQDYMREHDIVLSSLETKTPLNEFDIIGFSLQYELSYTTVLNMLELGRIPLRWQDRMNKKHPLIIAGGPCTVNPLPMSPFVDAFLVGEAEEAVLEFIDLYKQWKASAPNREDLLKAISDIEGFYVPYADKKSVKRRFIKDLDSTTFPVAPVVPYAKIVHDRCAIEVSRGCPSGCRFCQAGFIYRPLRLRSPQKIFEIAKESIKNTGYEELSLMSFSIGQYPYLTELIKILNQYFQGKAVAISLPSIRADKVTRELLQDIKSVRKTGFTMAPEAATERLRRVINKKISNEDIERACGFLFEEGWQNIKLYFMIGLPTETDEDIEEIVNLAKKIIKIAKLYTKKFVEINVTVSPFIPKPHTPFQWSGQICFEDMIGKLGFLKGSFQKSRIHYKGHNPEMSLLEAVLSRGDEKIGNLIEKAWLNGERLSAWSDFFDFNRWLMAMEETGIDCFEYAQKQYSLDDKLPWSFIDIGINNEFLKKEFYKALNLEQTSDCTMKCSGCGVLQCHFLQSNNSDSIASETFKTPVANNYSSKQEEHTITTVRFCHAKTGLMKYLSQLELSGLITRALRMAEIPFVLSHGFHPKPEISFGPSLSVGIESEKEYFDLKIYGALKNEYIERLNSILPDGLKIIIAREISSEIPSLNSFVKRYKYIVDLEDKFQLDKNFIESLTIKRNEKTVFLKDFLEEIQINDRQACIIVRDGTQNARVSEIVEAVFCKSLKDLKIKRVAMYGYEGGWIEP; encoded by the coding sequence ATGAATCTTCTTTATTTTGAAAAGCCAACAAGATACATAAATAAGGAAATTAATGCAATTCATAAAAAAAACAAAAATCTTATAAAGTTTGCGCTATGCTTTCCAGATATTTATGAAATTGGAATGTCCAATCTCGGTTTAAAGATTATTTATAAAATTCTCAATAACCATCCAGATGTTTATGCTGAAAGAGTATTTTCTCCATGGATTGATATGCAGGACTACATGAGAGAACATGACATAGTACTTAGTTCACTTGAAACGAAAACTCCTTTAAATGAGTTTGATATTATTGGCTTTAGCCTTCAGTATGAGCTTTCTTATACAACTGTTCTTAATATGCTTGAGCTTGGAAGAATTCCTCTTAGATGGCAGGATAGAATGAACAAGAAACATCCTCTTATCATTGCTGGAGGACCATGCACGGTAAATCCTCTACCGATGTCTCCTTTTGTTGATGCTTTTTTAGTTGGTGAGGCAGAAGAAGCGGTGTTAGAGTTTATAGACCTTTACAAACAATGGAAAGCCTCTGCCCCTAATAGAGAAGATTTATTAAAAGCAATATCTGATATAGAAGGCTTTTATGTCCCTTATGCTGACAAAAAATCAGTCAAAAGGAGATTTATAAAAGACCTTGACTCTACCACCTTCCCTGTAGCACCAGTAGTTCCATATGCAAAAATTGTTCACGACAGATGTGCTATTGAAGTATCAAGAGGATGTCCTTCAGGATGCAGATTCTGTCAGGCAGGTTTTATTTACAGACCTTTAAGATTACGCAGTCCTCAGAAAATCTTTGAAATAGCAAAAGAGTCAATAAAAAACACAGGCTATGAAGAACTCTCTCTTATGTCATTCAGCATAGGACAGTATCCTTATCTAACAGAACTGATTAAAATACTTAATCAATATTTTCAAGGCAAGGCAGTTGCGATATCACTTCCGTCAATCAGAGCTGATAAAGTAACTAGAGAGTTGTTACAGGATATTAAATCAGTGAGGAAGACAGGATTCACCATGGCTCCAGAAGCCGCTACGGAGAGACTTCGCAGAGTTATTAATAAAAAGATTTCCAATGAAGATATTGAAAGAGCATGTGGCTTTCTTTTTGAAGAGGGATGGCAAAATATTAAACTTTATTTCATGATTGGACTACCTACTGAAACAGATGAAGACATTGAAGAAATTGTTAACCTGGCAAAAAAAATAATAAAAATTGCAAAATTATATACAAAAAAATTCGTTGAGATAAATGTTACAGTATCTCCATTTATTCCAAAACCACATACTCCTTTTCAGTGGAGCGGTCAGATTTGCTTTGAGGATATGATAGGGAAACTCGGTTTTCTAAAAGGCTCTTTTCAAAAAAGCAGAATACATTATAAAGGACATAATCCAGAGATGAGTCTTCTTGAAGCTGTTCTTTCAAGAGGTGATGAAAAAATTGGCAATCTTATTGAGAAAGCCTGGCTCAATGGAGAAAGGTTGTCTGCATGGTCTGATTTTTTTGATTTTAACAGATGGCTTATGGCAATGGAGGAAACAGGCATTGACTGTTTTGAATATGCTCAAAAGCAGTACAGCCTTGATGATAAGCTTCCATGGAGTTTTATTGATATAGGCATAAATAATGAGTTCCTGAAAAAAGAGTTTTATAAAGCTCTAAATCTTGAACAGACATCTGATTGTACTATGAAATGTTCTGGTTGCGGCGTTCTACAGTGTCACTTTTTGCAATCGAATAACTCAGATAGTATTGCATCGGAGACATTTAAAACCCCTGTTGCAAACAATTATTCTTCGAAACAAGAAGAACATACAATCACAACAGTAAGATTTTGTCATGCAAAAACAGGCTTGATGAAATATCTGTCCCAGCTTGAATTGAGCGGTCTCATTACAAGAGCTTTGAGAATGGCTGAAATTCCTTTTGTGCTTTCTCATGGATTCCATCCAAAGCCTGAGATTTCATTTGGTCCTTCTCTCTCAGTGGGTATTGAAAGTGAGAAAGAATATTTTGATTTAAAAATTTATGGTGCTCTAAAAAATGAATATATTGAAAGATTGAATAGCATTTTACCTGACGGATTAAAAATAATTATAGCAAGAGAAATTTCTTCAGAAATTCCATCTCTTAACTCATTTGTCAAACGATATAAATACATTGTTGATCTTGAAGATAAATTTCAACTTGATAAAAATTTTATAGAAAGTCTCACTATAAAAAGGAATGAAAAAACAGTTTTTCTTAAAGATTTTCTGGAAGAAATTCAAATTAATGACAGGCAAGCATGTATAATAGTGAGAGATGGAACTCAAAATGCAAGAGTTTCTGAAATTGTTGAAGCGGTTTTCTGTAAGTCGTTGAAAGACTTAAAAATAAAAAGAGTTGCAATGTATGGATATGAAGGAGGCTGGATAGAACCTTGA
- a CDS encoding Rne/Rng family ribonuclease: protein MSNELLINVTRQECRVALLEGGQVVEFYIERKGDASFVGNIYKGRVVKVLKGMQACFVDIGLDKAAFLYVDDIKGGIKEVYPFLEGEEETDIIPKPDFKDVSIEDFVQEGQEILVQVAKDPIGTKGARVTSRITLPGRYVVLMPVMEHIGISRKIEDEDKRKELKDLATRIKPAGFGLIMRTVSEDATEEEIQKDIDFLFLLWDNIQKKKDKVHAPSLIHSEFDLVLRSLRDFMTQNVDRMIIDNHIEWQRLKEFAQIYFPRIADKIEFYEGEEPIFDAFGIEVDLDRALERKVWLKSGGYIVIDQTEAMTVIDVNTGKFVGKENLEDTILRTNLEAVKEIAYQIRLRNLGGIILIDFIDMEKEENKQKIINAMTEAMKKDRAKTTIYNITELGIVQMTRKRTRESLEQILCDNCPYCEGKGRVKSIRTVAYEILRKLKSIAVPQGTELTVITNPYVADLLTDEERDSIEEFEDAKKIRIIIKKDVLLHQEIYHIYENTP from the coding sequence TTGAGCAATGAACTTTTAATAAATGTTACAAGACAGGAATGCCGTGTTGCCCTGCTTGAAGGGGGACAGGTTGTTGAGTTTTATATTGAGAGGAAAGGAGATGCAAGTTTTGTTGGCAATATTTATAAAGGCAGGGTTGTTAAAGTTTTAAAAGGAATGCAGGCATGTTTTGTGGATATAGGACTTGATAAGGCTGCTTTTCTTTATGTTGATGACATTAAAGGTGGGATTAAAGAGGTTTATCCTTTTCTGGAAGGCGAAGAAGAAACAGATATTATACCGAAGCCTGACTTTAAGGATGTTTCTATAGAAGACTTTGTCCAGGAAGGTCAGGAAATACTTGTGCAGGTTGCCAAGGATCCCATTGGAACAAAAGGTGCCAGAGTTACATCAAGAATAACACTGCCCGGCAGATATGTTGTACTTATGCCGGTGATGGAACATATTGGCATTTCGCGAAAAATAGAAGATGAAGACAAAAGAAAAGAGCTTAAAGATCTTGCAACAAGAATTAAGCCTGCTGGATTTGGGCTTATTATGAGAACTGTGAGCGAGGATGCAACAGAAGAGGAAATTCAAAAGGATATAGACTTTCTGTTTCTTCTATGGGATAACATTCAGAAAAAGAAAGACAAGGTTCATGCACCTTCTCTTATTCACAGCGAATTTGACCTTGTATTGAGAAGTTTAAGAGATTTTATGACACAAAATGTAGACCGTATGATCATTGATAACCATATTGAATGGCAGAGGCTCAAAGAATTCGCCCAGATTTATTTTCCTAGAATTGCTGATAAAATAGAGTTCTATGAAGGTGAAGAACCTATATTTGATGCTTTTGGTATAGAAGTTGACCTTGATAGAGCTCTTGAACGTAAAGTATGGCTTAAATCAGGCGGATACATTGTAATTGACCAGACAGAGGCAATGACTGTTATTGACGTGAACACAGGAAAGTTTGTCGGCAAGGAAAATCTTGAAGACACTATTCTCAGAACAAATCTTGAAGCTGTTAAAGAGATTGCCTATCAGATAAGGCTCAGAAATCTTGGAGGAATTATATTGATTGATTTTATAGACATGGAAAAAGAAGAAAACAAACAAAAAATTATAAATGCCATGACAGAGGCAATGAAAAAAGACAGAGCTAAAACAACTATTTATAATATTACAGAGCTTGGAATAGTTCAGATGACGAGGAAGAGAACAAGAGAAAGCCTTGAACAGATTCTTTGTGATAATTGTCCATATTGTGAAGGGAAGGGAAGAGTAAAAAGTATAAGAACTGTTGCCTATGAAATTTTAAGAAAGCTTAAATCGATAGCTGTTCCTCAAGGTACAGAACTTACCGTTATAACAAATCCATATGTGGCTGATTTATTAACTGATGAGGAGAGAGATTCCATAGAAGAATTTGAAGATGCTAAAAAAATACGAATCATAATTAAAAAGGATGTTTTACTTCATCAGGAAATCTATCACATTTATGAAAATACTCCATAA
- a CDS encoding (Fe-S)-binding protein codes for MDFLTECTKCGKCKEICPSYELFLNESFSPRGRLRLVRALAENEVMPGNALKQRIFSCFLCGACENNCPLNIDVCNFIYKTRAKMKKGFLLYLFKYFSFYPGLFFSVLQLLNSSKHLKSLLNYPRLTFLHRFLTVSVKQKQQDFLQVYTKLKPAGRIAIFSGCSVNYLLPSITGSLIYILNRLNFEVIVPKQYCCGAPLLAAGFKKDAIKLAKKNLKTYKSFNIEGVITTCPTCAHFIENVYKELTGEGISVLNIADLFEDFNFSINSQDKAIVESSAFFHVSCHSLNYVKDADKTINVLKKLGVADIKKKEGCCGFAGLFSFLFEKQSMDILRKKVLEYETADMIISSCPNCLIQFKFAMKDKKIFHYVEVINKILLKGEKDGRTIKF; via the coding sequence ATGGATTTTCTTACAGAATGCACAAAATGTGGAAAATGTAAAGAAATATGCCCGAGTTATGAACTCTTTCTTAATGAATCATTTTCTCCAAGAGGCAGACTGAGGCTTGTCAGAGCGTTGGCAGAAAATGAAGTAATGCCAGGTAATGCATTGAAACAGAGGATATTTAGTTGTTTTCTCTGCGGAGCATGTGAAAATAACTGCCCTCTTAATATAGATGTTTGCAACTTCATATATAAAACAAGAGCAAAAATGAAAAAGGGGTTTTTACTGTATCTATTCAAATATTTTTCATTTTATCCTGGATTATTTTTTTCAGTTTTGCAACTTTTAAATAGTTCAAAACATTTGAAATCTCTTTTAAACTATCCACGCTTAACATTTTTACATAGATTTTTAACTGTGTCTGTTAAACAAAAACAACAGGATTTCTTACAGGTTTACACAAAATTGAAACCTGCAGGGCGGATTGCAATTTTTTCAGGCTGCTCGGTAAATTATTTACTTCCATCAATAACAGGATCGTTAATTTATATTCTTAACCGACTAAACTTTGAAGTTATTGTGCCCAAACAGTACTGTTGCGGTGCTCCTCTACTAGCTGCAGGTTTTAAGAAAGATGCAATAAAACTTGCCAAAAAAAATCTGAAAACATATAAATCATTTAACATTGAGGGAGTTATAACTACCTGCCCTACCTGTGCACATTTTATCGAAAATGTTTATAAAGAACTTACTGGAGAGGGGATTTCTGTATTAAACATTGCAGACCTTTTTGAAGATTTTAATTTTTCAATTAACTCTCAGGATAAGGCTATTGTGGAATCATCTGCATTTTTTCATGTTTCATGCCATTCCTTGAACTATGTTAAAGATGCTGATAAAACAATAAACGTGCTTAAAAAACTTGGTGTTGCTGATATTAAGAAGAAAGAGGGATGCTGTGGATTTGCAGGACTTTTTTCCTTTTTATTTGAAAAACAATCTATGGATATTCTCAGAAAAAAAGTTTTAGAATACGAAACAGCGGATATGATAATCAGTTCTTGCCCAAACTGTTTGATTCAATTTAAATTTGCCATGAAAGACAAAAAAATATTTCATTATGTAGAAGTAATCAATAAAATTTTATTAAAAGGAGAAAAGGATGGAAGAACAATCAAATTCTAA
- a CDS encoding YkgJ family cysteine cluster protein: MEEQSNSNPSDKNLNESSSNFEIVFPDGTVYSPDRNDHTVKGYDPDGKPKKMKFSLKKDCDRCGECCMRDTPVILKEDISLLTNGIISENDIYAIREGEKIRSSIDGDTYYSSMELIKLRPIFGSSTCLFYDPEIGCTIYENRPTVCREYECWSQNITITGLEKRRLTREDLFGSVDVLKEAINKHDERCSLEKFNKIVEEFISGKEENFEAIVNMILYDTAIRDWARDKLEIDSNVFSLIFGKTLFEIAPLYGLLIERDGENFIIKVMEDKG, from the coding sequence ATGGAAGAACAATCAAATTCTAATCCTTCGGATAAGAATCTTAATGAGAGTAGTTCTAATTTTGAAATAGTTTTCCCTGATGGAACTGTTTATAGCCCTGACAGAAATGACCATACAGTTAAGGGCTACGATCCAGATGGGAAGCCTAAAAAAATGAAGTTCAGTTTGAAAAAAGACTGTGATAGATGTGGAGAATGCTGTATGAGAGATACTCCAGTGATTCTCAAAGAAGATATTTCTTTGCTGACAAATGGAATTATTTCAGAGAACGATATTTATGCAATACGAGAAGGTGAAAAAATTCGTTCTTCAATAGATGGAGATACATATTATTCATCAATGGAATTGATAAAATTGCGTCCTATTTTTGGTAGCTCTACATGTCTTTTTTATGATCCAGAGATTGGTTGCACAATCTATGAAAACAGGCCAACTGTATGCAGAGAATATGAGTGCTGGAGTCAGAACATAACTATAACAGGACTTGAAAAAAGGAGGCTTACAAGAGAAGATTTATTCGGTAGTGTTGATGTTTTAAAAGAAGCTATAAATAAGCATGATGAAAGATGTTCGCTTGAAAAATTTAATAAAATAGTTGAGGAATTTATCTCTGGTAAAGAGGAAAACTTTGAAGCAATTGTTAATATGATTTTATATGATACTGCTATAAGAGACTGGGCAAGAGATAAGCTGGAGATTGATAGTAATGTTTTTTCTTTGATTTTTGGTAAAACTTTGTTTGAAATAGCTCCGCTTTATGGACTACTAATAGAAAGAGATGGGGAAAACTTTATAATTAAAGTTATGGAGGATAAGGGATGA
- the fsa gene encoding fructose-6-phosphate aldolase: protein MKIFIDTANLEEIKKAWELGLIDGVTTNPSLLSKEGRDPISLLEEICKIVDGPVSAEAVSLNFDGMVAEAIELSKIASNIVIKIPMTEDGLLAVRKLAQDGIKTNVTLIFSPTQALLAAKAGATYVSPFVGRLDDISHSGMNLVEDIQIIFENYSFRTEIIVASIRNPLHVLDAAKIGADIATIPYSVIKQIIKHPLTDIGIEKFLKDWEKLHNKEERK, encoded by the coding sequence ATGAAAATTTTTATTGACACAGCTAATTTGGAAGAGATTAAAAAAGCATGGGAACTGGGATTAATTGATGGTGTTACAACAAATCCTTCGCTTCTGTCTAAGGAAGGCAGAGATCCGATATCATTACTTGAAGAAATATGTAAAATTGTGGATGGTCCTGTAAGTGCGGAGGCTGTATCTCTGAATTTTGATGGTATGGTTGCAGAAGCAATTGAACTGAGTAAAATTGCATCGAATATTGTAATCAAGATTCCCATGACTGAAGATGGACTTCTAGCTGTGAGAAAACTTGCTCAGGATGGAATAAAAACAAATGTAACGCTTATTTTTTCTCCAACCCAGGCTCTTTTAGCTGCAAAAGCTGGTGCTACATATGTCAGTCCTTTTGTTGGCAGACTTGATGATATAAGTCATTCAGGTATGAATCTGGTAGAGGATATTCAGATAATTTTTGAGAACTACTCATTTAGAACTGAAATAATTGTTGCCAGCATTCGTAACCCTCTTCATGTTCTTGACGCAGCAAAGATCGGGGCTGATATTGCTACAATTCCATATTCAGTAATTAAGCAGATAATTAAACATCCTTTAACAGACATTGGTATTGAAAAATTTCTCAAAGATTGGGAAAAACTTCACAATAAGGAGGAGAGGAAATGA
- a CDS encoding DegQ family serine endoprotease gives MKKNKKFIISGILLLLIGVTIGLVISSKFDFQTKGFSEDYQISKESQELLSKIGNAMAEVIQAVRPSVVNIYTTKKIKRQGIPFPFNDPFFRRFFDDEFGGLFNRPKEFTQTALGSGVIVDPSGYILTNYHVIKGADEIKVKLYDKKVFDGTLVGYDAKTDIAVIKIKSNGLRAIKWGDSDKLKVGETVIAIGNPYGLNLTVTRGIVSATGRANVGIADYEDFIQTDAAINPGNSGGPLVNVSGELVGINTAIFSTTGGYQGIGFAIPSNMAKVVMDSLIKNKKVIRGWLGVTVQDLDTEMAKASGLKEIKGAVVTDIQDGSPAEKAGLMRKDIIISFNGKEVEDAAHLRNLVVSTPPGKTVNMEIIRGGKRYTITATIGELGAEQMVSESESVLAGIYVEDLTSKIRSQLHIPKKINGVIISSIDPDSPADGLLMRGDVIMEINNEKINSVKDFVRVSKKVKNDAIIWFFRDGRVSYITLKVGQ, from the coding sequence ATGAAAAAAAACAAAAAGTTCATCATATCCGGAATTCTTCTGCTTTTGATAGGAGTTACCATAGGTCTGGTTATTTCTTCAAAGTTTGATTTTCAGACCAAAGGATTTTCTGAGGATTATCAGATTTCAAAAGAATCTCAAGAGTTGTTATCAAAAATTGGTAACGCAATGGCAGAAGTTATTCAAGCTGTTAGACCCTCTGTTGTAAACATTTACACAACAAAAAAGATTAAAAGACAGGGGATTCCTTTTCCTTTTAACGACCCATTTTTCAGAAGATTTTTTGATGATGAGTTTGGTGGACTATTTAACAGACCGAAAGAATTTACTCAGACAGCACTTGGTTCAGGAGTTATTGTTGACCCTTCGGGGTATATACTTACAAACTATCATGTAATTAAAGGTGCTGATGAAATCAAGGTAAAGCTTTATGATAAAAAAGTTTTTGACGGTACACTGGTTGGTTATGATGCTAAGACAGATATTGCTGTGATAAAGATTAAGTCAAATGGGCTCCGTGCAATTAAATGGGGAGATTCTGATAAACTCAAGGTTGGTGAAACAGTTATCGCTATTGGAAATCCGTATGGACTAAATCTAACTGTCACAAGAGGAATAGTGAGTGCTACAGGCAGGGCAAATGTTGGGATAGCGGACTATGAAGACTTCATTCAAACAGATGCAGCCATTAATCCAGGTAATTCTGGAGGTCCTCTGGTTAATGTTAGTGGTGAGCTTGTTGGTATAAATACAGCAATATTCAGTACAACAGGAGGATATCAGGGTATTGGTTTTGCCATTCCGAGCAATATGGCAAAGGTAGTTATGGATAGTCTTATAAAGAATAAGAAGGTAATCAGGGGATGGCTTGGTGTTACAGTGCAGGATTTGGATACAGAGATGGCAAAGGCATCCGGACTTAAGGAGATAAAAGGCGCTGTTGTTACTGATATTCAAGATGGAAGCCCTGCTGAAAAAGCAGGTCTCATGAGAAAGGATATCATAATTAGTTTTAATGGTAAAGAAGTTGAAGACGCTGCTCATCTGAGAAATCTTGTGGTAAGTACTCCGCCAGGCAAAACAGTAAACATGGAGATTATAAGAGGAGGTAAACGCTATACTATAACTGCGACCATAGGTGAACTGGGTGCAGAACAAATGGTTTCTGAATCAGAGTCTGTTCTGGCAGGTATTTATGTTGAAGATCTTACTTCTAAGATAAGAAGTCAGTTACATATTCCTAAAAAAATTAACGGAGTCATTATATCATCCATTGATCCAGACTCACCTGCTGATGGATTATTGATGAGAGGTGATGTGATTATGGAAATTAATAATGAAAAAATTAACAGTGTTAAAGATTTTGTCAGAGTATCAAAGAAAGTTAAAAATGATGCTATAATCTGGTTTTTTAGAGATGGAAGAGTATCATATATTACCCTTAAGGTAGGACAGTGA